The Candidatus Cloacimonadaceae bacterium genome has a window encoding:
- a CDS encoding efflux RND transporter periplasmic adaptor subunit, translating into MKRIILLALIILVGLFACGKKQSDSKNMQQIQQEQGIPVRVKAMTESTFIQELRYNAILNGIEESTAQAMVSDIVLQIHAQIGERVSKGQLIMSFPQNTPAAQYEQASTAFNAQKQVYERMQRLFAQGAISQQDLDNRENAYKVSKSNLAASEQMIKVRAPISGVITNIFVNQAEKVSHGADLFTVSGTGGYKAVLMVPDSEVKNLRVGTPATAVIGTHSLKGKISRIGLAVDPNSKAVRVEADFPGTNKNISYGSTAQVSLNVLSKANVLVVERAHIVSENESRFVWLAEGNRAKRVEIQTGLDNQLEYEVLSGISPGDALITEGINQLAENALIRVIE; encoded by the coding sequence ATGAAGAGAATCATACTTTTGGCACTGATCATACTCGTGGGACTTTTCGCCTGCGGGAAAAAACAAAGCGACAGCAAAAACATGCAGCAGATCCAACAGGAACAAGGCATTCCCGTCCGCGTGAAAGCCATGACGGAAAGCACTTTCATTCAAGAATTGCGCTACAACGCCATCTTGAACGGAATCGAGGAATCCACCGCACAAGCTATGGTGAGCGATATCGTCCTTCAGATCCATGCGCAAATCGGCGAACGCGTCAGCAAGGGACAGCTCATCATGAGTTTTCCGCAAAATACTCCCGCCGCTCAATATGAACAGGCGAGCACCGCTTTCAACGCTCAAAAACAGGTTTATGAACGCATGCAGCGTCTCTTTGCCCAGGGCGCCATCTCGCAACAGGATCTGGATAACCGCGAAAACGCATACAAGGTCTCCAAATCAAATCTGGCAGCTTCCGAACAGATGATCAAAGTGCGTGCTCCGATCAGCGGAGTCATCACCAATATCTTCGTCAATCAGGCGGAAAAAGTGTCTCACGGTGCAGACCTTTTCACAGTTTCCGGCACCGGTGGCTACAAAGCGGTTTTGATGGTTCCGGATTCCGAAGTGAAAAACCTACGCGTTGGCACTCCCGCCACAGCAGTGATCGGCACTCACAGCCTCAAAGGCAAAATTAGCCGGATCGGACTGGCGGTGGATCCCAATAGCAAAGCGGTGCGCGTGGAAGCCGATTTTCCCGGAACAAACAAAAACATCAGCTATGGGAGCACAGCGCAGGTCAGCCTGAACGTGCTTTCCAAAGCCAATGTTCTGGTAGTGGAAAGAGCGCATATCGTATCCGAGAACGAATCCCGTTTTGTTTGGCTGGCAGAGGGAAATCGTGCTAAACGTGTGGAGATTCAGACGGGTTTGGACAATCAGCTTGAATATGAAGTGCTCTCAGGCATCAGTCCCGGAGATGCGCTGATCACGGAAGGCATCAATCAATTAGCCGAAAACGCACTTATCCGCGTGATCGAATAA
- a CDS encoding TolC family protein → MKKIIFAALMCIITVLAGGITLEESIELARRNNKELLMAREEVLKAEQTYYDVRGYLLPQVMLQGGYTLKKTWLPDGLMPPRVDFSSELDAPTENEEYLAGALDAVVNSMIPSSPRNEGSLAMQVQLQQVLFLGGKLINGIRAVDRYRSIQRLMEQLVEQNVVLGTTELFYQCLLAQKLQQVQSDGLATANRHLQRVEAFYREGQVSEFDLLRARLEVAKLKPQVFQAENTYKLALTAFRRQIGAADENIIPDAEFVLPPAMIITLEDAIREGIDNRIELELADINTQIMQIRWNAEKGNYLPNVALQADYSIYTAADEFGIERKDFGSRYTIGIGIQIPLFTGFSNTSKRKYAKHGYLKARLQQQDSEELIAMQIKQNYQSWQHALENYEVQSENIRLAERSLQLAQVRFDNQMGIQLEVFDAQIMLSALKLQYYQSIFEVISAERNLQKSIGIRL, encoded by the coding sequence ATGAAGAAAATCATCTTTGCTGCACTAATGTGCATAATCACTGTTTTGGCAGGCGGAATCACTCTTGAGGAAAGCATCGAGCTCGCCCGCAGAAACAACAAAGAGCTGCTGATGGCGCGTGAAGAAGTTCTCAAAGCGGAACAGACCTATTATGACGTGCGCGGCTATCTCTTGCCGCAGGTCATGCTGCAAGGCGGTTACACGCTCAAAAAAACCTGGCTGCCGGATGGGTTGATGCCACCACGGGTGGATTTTTCCTCCGAGCTTGATGCCCCAACCGAAAATGAAGAATATCTTGCCGGAGCGCTCGACGCGGTGGTGAATTCAATGATCCCCTCCTCCCCCAGAAATGAAGGCTCCCTGGCGATGCAAGTGCAGCTTCAACAGGTGTTATTTCTCGGCGGGAAATTGATCAACGGCATCCGTGCGGTGGATAGATACCGTTCCATACAACGCCTGATGGAGCAATTGGTGGAACAGAACGTCGTGCTCGGAACCACCGAGCTATTCTATCAATGCTTATTGGCGCAGAAACTTCAGCAGGTGCAAAGCGACGGACTTGCGACAGCCAACCGGCATCTGCAAAGGGTGGAAGCCTTCTATCGCGAAGGACAGGTCTCGGAATTTGATCTTTTGAGAGCCCGTCTCGAAGTGGCAAAGCTCAAGCCACAGGTATTTCAAGCGGAAAACACCTATAAACTCGCGCTAACCGCTTTTCGCAGACAGATCGGAGCCGCAGATGAAAACATCATCCCTGATGCTGAGTTTGTGCTGCCCCCAGCGATGATTATCACGCTTGAAGATGCCATCCGCGAGGGTATTGACAATCGCATCGAGCTTGAATTGGCGGATATCAATACCCAGATAATGCAGATCAGATGGAACGCGGAAAAAGGCAACTATCTGCCCAACGTCGCACTGCAAGCGGATTATTCGATCTATACCGCAGCGGATGAATTTGGCATTGAACGCAAAGATTTCGGCAGTCGCTACACGATCGGCATCGGCATTCAGATTCCGCTGTTCACGGGGTTTTCCAATACCTCGAAACGCAAATATGCAAAGCACGGTTATCTGAAAGCAAGGCTTCAGCAGCAGGACTCCGAAGAGCTGATCGCCATGCAGATCAAGCAAAACTATCAAAGCTGGCAGCACGCGCTGGAAAACTATGAAGTTCAATCCGAAAACATCCGGCTGGCGGAGCGTAGCTTGCAGCTTGCCCAAGTGCGTTTTGACAATCAGATGGGCATCCAGCTCGAGGTTTTCGACGCCCAGATCATGCTTTCGGCATTGAAACTACAATACTATCAATCCATCTTTGAAGTAATATCGGCAGAGCGAAATCTGCAAAAATCCATCGGCATCCGCCTTTAA
- a CDS encoding TetR/AcrR family transcriptional regulator, translating into MLASSEKKTLIIAAATSLFTRFGYTKSSMEEIANSAGIGKATIYYYFQCKEDIFLEVVRIKTEEFFGMLRERINASDGFEDKLGEFLRLPVKYINDHMPMLVDAMNAIPLSYQNRVEESCLSNRNQMYDILREIMDIGIEQNALAEDFDSARISQIINDWFLLTDTSFVLNDEVRLIKRIERDHEFLINMILYGIIKRG; encoded by the coding sequence ATGCTTGCTTCAAGCGAGAAGAAAACGCTGATTATAGCCGCGGCGACTTCGCTGTTCACCCGTTTCGGCTACACAAAATCCTCTATGGAGGAAATCGCCAACAGCGCCGGAATCGGCAAGGCGACGATCTATTACTATTTCCAGTGTAAGGAAGATATCTTCCTGGAAGTAGTGAGGATCAAGACGGAAGAGTTCTTTGGTATGCTCAGGGAAAGAATCAATGCGAGCGATGGTTTTGAAGACAAGTTGGGTGAATTTCTGCGTCTGCCGGTGAAATATATCAATGACCACATGCCGATGCTGGTCGATGCCATGAACGCAATCCCCCTCAGCTATCAAAATAGGGTGGAGGAATCTTGCTTATCAAACCGCAATCAGATGTATGACATACTCAGGGAAATCATGGATATTGGCATAGAGCAAAACGCTTTGGCGGAGGATTTTGACTCGGCAAGAATAAGCCAGATCATCAACGACTGGTTTTTACTGACGGACACCAGCTTTGTATTGAACGACGAAGTGCGCCTGATCAAGCGCATCGAACGCGATCATGAGTTTTTGATCAATATGATATTGTATGGAATAATCAAAAGAGGATGA